The following are encoded in a window of Flavobacterium cupriresistens genomic DNA:
- the traM gene encoding conjugative transposon protein TraM encodes MKENEKKVSILVEEGDQNKTSNLSDDKKGMQERIKKPLIFVLMGIVFLGCMYLIFKPSSDKKEIENIGLNDVVPEASDAGMQADKQKAYEQDMLEQKDQEKRNALTTLSDYWNEDSSSNDATEVPADEEDPGSGTGGDNGKSGNPALNSYRNAQSTLSSFYQDDNDQTQELRKQVDELKEKLAEKEIPAGVTAADQLALMEKSYQMAAKYLPSGTNTNVGANSNSVSTLTPVAAQKEYFSAFSPVRKNTVSSLYREPSDSTFLADWNQNRNRSFYTPGSAQQVVQPKNSIKACIQETQTIIGESMVQLRLLEPAKTPNSIIPKGTIITATTKIQAGRLQLKVTSIELDGNIIPVDITIYDLDGQQGLSMPYSPEMNAFTEMAGNMSQQSGTSLMLTQSAGQQIAAEMGKGVVQGISGYFSKKVRTPKVTLKAGHQLFLVSKK; translated from the coding sequence ATGAAGGAAAATGAAAAAAAGGTCAGCATTCTTGTTGAGGAAGGGGACCAAAACAAAACATCCAATCTATCAGATGATAAAAAAGGGATGCAGGAACGGATTAAAAAGCCACTGATATTCGTTTTAATGGGCATCGTGTTTTTAGGCTGTATGTACCTGATATTTAAACCGAGTTCAGATAAAAAGGAAATCGAAAACATCGGACTGAACGATGTCGTTCCCGAAGCGAGCGATGCAGGAATGCAGGCTGACAAACAAAAGGCCTACGAACAGGATATGTTGGAACAGAAAGATCAGGAAAAACGCAACGCCCTTACCACACTGTCCGACTATTGGAATGAGGACAGTTCATCCAATGATGCAACAGAAGTGCCAGCTGATGAAGAAGACCCAGGCAGTGGAACTGGTGGTGACAATGGAAAATCCGGCAACCCGGCACTAAACAGCTACCGCAATGCACAAAGTACATTGAGTTCTTTCTATCAGGACGATAATGACCAGACACAGGAGCTCCGTAAACAAGTGGACGAGTTAAAGGAAAAGCTGGCTGAAAAGGAAATACCTGCCGGTGTAACCGCAGCTGACCAACTGGCACTCATGGAGAAATCCTATCAGATGGCAGCCAAGTATCTTCCTTCAGGAACCAATACCAACGTTGGTGCAAATAGCAATAGTGTTAGTACCCTCACTCCTGTGGCTGCGCAGAAGGAATACTTTTCTGCATTCAGCCCAGTAAGAAAAAATACTGTATCATCCCTGTACCGTGAACCCAGCGACAGCACCTTTTTGGCCGACTGGAACCAAAACAGAAATCGCAGCTTTTATACCCCAGGTTCGGCACAGCAAGTAGTACAGCCAAAGAACAGCATCAAAGCCTGTATACAGGAAACACAGACCATTATTGGAGAAAGCATGGTACAGCTGCGTTTATTGGAGCCTGCTAAAACACCTAACAGTATCATTCCAAAGGGCACAATCATAACTGCTACTACTAAGATTCAGGCAGGGCGTTTACAGTTAAAGGTTACTTCCATAGAGCTGGACGGTAATATTATTCCTGTAGATATCACAATTTATGATCTTGATGGTCAGCAAGGTTTGTCAATGCCGTATTCACCTGAAATGAATGCCTTTACCGAAATGGCTGGCAATATGAGCCAGCAATCAGGAACAAGCCTGATGCTTACCCAATCAGCGGGACAGCAAATAGCCGCAGAGATGGGCAAAGGAGTGGTTCAGGGAATTTCGGGTTACTTCTCGAAAAAAGTTAGGACACCGAAAGTTACCCTAAAGGCTGGGCATCAATTGTTCCTGGTTTCTAAAAAATAA
- the traN gene encoding conjugative transposon protein TraN, with amino-acid sequence MKNHFKTFWAFALMIGSFVPAMAQDTVKSPLALGSIEPYQMEVTYDKTSHLIFPTAIRYVDLGSEYLIAGKADDAENVLRIKASVKEFETETNFSVITDDGHFYSFNVYYSSCPQTLSYDVKTMQKTIDKSSANDVLFEELGNNPPLLAGLLLETIYKMDKRIIKHIGAKSFGIQFILKGIYIHNGKYYFHTELLNRTNVPFQIDFINFKVVDKKLAKRTVVQERLMIPLRIYKPLDEIGGKAVEQNVFLLDQFTIADDKVLQIEIFEKNGGRHQTLQVENSDLIRARLINAMHLKI; translated from the coding sequence ATGAAAAACCATTTTAAAACCTTTTGGGCTTTTGCCCTGATGATCGGTTCCTTCGTACCGGCTATGGCACAGGATACTGTAAAATCGCCACTTGCTTTAGGTAGCATCGAACCGTACCAAATGGAAGTCACTTACGACAAGACTTCCCATCTGATTTTTCCAACTGCTATCCGTTATGTGGATCTTGGAAGCGAATACCTGATTGCAGGAAAGGCTGATGATGCCGAAAATGTACTACGGATAAAAGCCTCGGTAAAAGAGTTTGAAACCGAAACCAATTTTTCGGTTATTACCGACGACGGCCATTTTTACAGCTTCAATGTGTATTACAGTTCCTGCCCACAGACGTTAAGTTATGACGTGAAGACAATGCAAAAGACTATAGACAAGTCCAGCGCAAATGATGTGCTTTTTGAAGAGTTGGGAAACAACCCGCCATTACTGGCTGGTCTGCTACTGGAAACCATCTACAAAATGGACAAACGTATTATAAAACATATCGGCGCTAAAAGTTTCGGTATACAGTTTATCCTGAAAGGCATTTACATCCATAATGGAAAATACTATTTCCATACGGAACTTCTCAACCGCACTAATGTTCCTTTCCAGATTGATTTTATCAATTTCAAGGTGGTGGATAAAAAGTTAGCCAAACGCACCGTAGTACAGGAAAGACTAATGATACCACTCCGTATTTACAAGCCGCTGGATGAGATTGGCGGAAAAGCAGTTGAACAAAATGTGTTCCTACTTGACCAGTTTACCATTGCCGATGACAAGGTACTGCAAATCGAAATTTTCGAGAAGAACGGCGGCAGACATCAAACACTTCAGGTGGAAAACTCGGATTTGATAAGAGCCCGACTGATAAATGCTATGCACCTAAAAATATAA
- a CDS encoding conjugal transfer protein TraO: MLFVVASSTIVQAQRMLPKQKGLEINTGTLSSDSPDRNYYLSIGLTVNGRNGNYRLWALEYTHQFSTYKELRIPQETYSMEAGYSFYLFGDIRKNISLNAGITGLIGYETINRGNDILYDGAKILNEENFIYGAGGKLSLETYLSDHFVLLVQARAKVFWGTSLEQLRPSAGVGLRYNF, encoded by the coding sequence GTGCTGTTTGTAGTAGCAAGCAGTACTATTGTACAGGCACAGAGAATGCTGCCCAAACAAAAAGGGCTTGAAATCAACACAGGAACCTTGTCCAGCGATAGTCCAGACAGGAATTATTACCTCAGCATAGGACTTACTGTAAATGGCAGAAATGGTAATTACCGTTTGTGGGCATTGGAATATACCCATCAATTTTCAACCTACAAAGAGCTGCGAATTCCTCAGGAAACGTATAGCATGGAAGCTGGCTACAGTTTTTACCTGTTTGGAGATATACGAAAAAATATTTCACTAAATGCAGGCATTACTGGGCTTATAGGTTATGAAACCATCAATCGTGGAAATGACATCCTATATGATGGCGCAAAGATTCTCAATGAAGAGAACTTTATCTATGGTGCGGGAGGAAAACTGTCTTTGGAAACCTATTTATCAGATCATTTTGTATTGCTGGTTCAGGCAAGGGCAAAAGTATTCTGGGGAACATCACTGGAACAGCTTCGACCATCAGCAGGTGTGGGTTTACGATATAACTTTTAA
- a CDS encoding DUF3872 domain-containing protein yields the protein MKSVFNYKNIGFTVHFKSLWLFFAVMLSTSLLSSCGKEDLEIKKDFPFEVSVMPIPQAIANGNTIEIRLAIQRTDKYSGTQYFIRYFQYDGLGLLRYDQQHAFVPNNLYLVPAEKFRLYYTSQSFVTQSFTVWISDTFGNEKQLSFELNSVNR from the coding sequence ATGAAATCAGTATTCAATTACAAAAACATCGGTTTTACAGTACATTTTAAATCTCTATGGCTATTTTTTGCCGTCATGCTAAGCACAAGCCTTCTTTCATCATGTGGTAAGGAGGATTTGGAAATCAAAAAAGATTTTCCATTTGAAGTCAGTGTAATGCCGATCCCACAGGCAATTGCCAACGGTAATACCATTGAAATAAGGCTTGCGATTCAAAGAACTGATAAATATAGCGGTACCCAGTATTTTATCCGCTATTTTCAATATGATGGTCTGGGCCTGCTGCGATACGACCAACAGCATGCTTTTGTTCCTAATAATTTATATCTGGTACCAGCGGAGAAATTCCGGCTGTATTATACTTCGCAGTCCTTTGTGACACAGTCTTTCACTGTCTGGATTTCGGATACCTTTGGTAATGAGAAACAGTTGAGTTTTGAGTTAAACAGTGTAAACAGATAA